A window of the Gammaproteobacteria bacterium genome harbors these coding sequences:
- a CDS encoding DUF3999 domain-containing protein — MRKLLYPLIILLWIGSAQSQAIPEDYAYKARLGESEQTLQRVELPIDVILAVTRSDLADLAVFNFRDEPIPHALTHRPKTVIEHRPELPFHEFDRYLQQNSKTVTTRQQNQQENSLSELETTETVAVQSVRKDYLIELSVDGEIPRFDRIELTWNHEPAGQLLEVRVEAGNELDKLRVIKSRKSLTNQESKDLDWRSIKGIPRNKKYLRLTPVNEVTSFELQSVRGHYREIEEAPALTYPIEPGVTEEDTGRFYTFEFPSVVRAQAMRIAPTDANRVIKGDLYGIWGKNESRQPIRSGYRQHNLRADDVKPSKPIGLPSRGYKSIWFTTQADLIEAPRVELIYPKYEVIFLGDDNGPYTLAWGNHEIKGPTTDLTGILKGSLKQAQHQSTLVTIDAIQESGGSSRLAPQPALPWKKWLLWTLLILAAIVTGRMALKLYHEMIYA, encoded by the coding sequence ATGCGTAAATTACTTTACCCGTTGATCATACTGCTGTGGATTGGGTCGGCGCAGTCGCAGGCCATTCCTGAGGACTATGCCTACAAGGCACGACTTGGCGAATCCGAACAGACATTACAACGAGTCGAGTTACCGATTGATGTCATTCTCGCAGTGACGCGTTCCGATTTAGCCGACCTGGCTGTTTTTAATTTCCGCGACGAACCGATACCGCACGCGCTTACACACAGGCCTAAAACCGTTATCGAACACAGGCCCGAACTTCCATTTCATGAATTCGACCGCTACCTGCAGCAGAATTCAAAAACGGTCACCACGCGTCAGCAAAACCAGCAGGAAAATTCATTGTCTGAACTCGAGACTACGGAAACGGTCGCGGTGCAGTCGGTGCGCAAGGATTACCTGATTGAACTATCGGTCGACGGCGAGATTCCCAGGTTCGATCGCATCGAATTGACCTGGAACCACGAGCCCGCCGGCCAGCTGCTCGAAGTCAGGGTCGAGGCCGGCAACGAACTCGATAAACTGCGCGTTATCAAGTCCCGCAAGAGCCTGACCAACCAGGAATCCAAAGACCTCGACTGGCGCAGCATCAAGGGCATCCCCCGTAATAAAAAGTACCTGCGTCTGACCCCGGTAAACGAGGTCACCAGCTTCGAGCTGCAAAGCGTACGCGGGCATTACCGGGAAATCGAGGAAGCACCAGCGTTGACTTATCCAATAGAGCCTGGTGTGACCGAGGAAGACACGGGCCGATTTTACACCTTCGAATTTCCCTCGGTTGTCCGGGCGCAGGCGATGCGAATTGCGCCAACCGATGCCAACCGGGTTATCAAGGGTGATCTTTATGGGATCTGGGGTAAGAACGAGTCCAGGCAACCTATCCGAAGCGGCTACCGTCAGCACAATCTTCGCGCTGACGACGTCAAGCCCAGCAAACCGATCGGTCTGCCTAGCCGCGGCTATAAAAGTATCTGGTTTACCACCCAGGCAGATCTAATCGAAGCACCCCGGGTTGAGCTGATTTACCCCAAATACGAAGTGATATTCCTCGGTGATGACAATGGACCCTATACGCTTGCCTGGGGAAACCATGAAATCAAGGGCCCAACCACCGATTTGACTGGAATCCTCAAGGGCAGCCTGAAACAGGCACAGCATCAGAGCACGCTGGTGACCATTGACGCCATTCAGGAATCCGGTGGATCCTCACGCCTGGCGCCGCAGCCCGCTCTGCCGTGGAAAAAATGGCTACTCTGGACACTGCTGATCCTGGCCGCTATTGTTACCGGACGCATGGCGCTCAAACTTTATCATGAAATGATCTACGCCTAG
- a CDS encoding D-glycerate dehydrogenase, with amino-acid sequence MRDKPVVLVTRKLPDAVEQKLAQSFTTILNPEDRLFGTEELLQVAENADAILPCHTEKFSAETIARLPARIKAIANFSVGVDHVDLEAAKQKQIIVTNTPDVLSDATAEIAILLMLGAARRASEGERLVRSQQWKDWSPAFMVGRQVTGKRLGILGLGRVGQVVARRGRGFDMTIHYHNRNPLDSDQADDSIYHDSVEALLTNIDVLSIHCPASEATRGLMNRERIALMHRDAILVNTSRGGVIDDDALVAALQSGVIAAAGLDVFNGEPDSIHPGYRELDNVFLLPHIGSATHETRDAMGFRAIDNLIAIFNGDEPGDRVA; translated from the coding sequence ATGCGGGATAAACCAGTCGTTCTGGTAACGCGCAAATTACCCGATGCAGTCGAGCAAAAACTGGCGCAAAGCTTTACCACTATCCTGAATCCCGAAGACAGGCTTTTTGGCACCGAAGAATTACTGCAGGTGGCTGAAAACGCGGACGCCATTCTGCCCTGTCATACCGAAAAATTTAGCGCTGAAACCATCGCGCGATTGCCCGCACGGATAAAAGCGATCGCCAACTTTTCGGTCGGTGTCGACCACGTCGACCTCGAAGCCGCGAAGCAAAAACAGATCATCGTCACTAATACGCCCGATGTGCTCTCAGATGCCACCGCCGAAATCGCGATATTACTGATGCTGGGCGCTGCGCGGCGCGCCAGTGAGGGTGAACGCCTGGTGCGCTCCCAACAATGGAAAGACTGGAGCCCGGCTTTCATGGTGGGACGCCAGGTGACCGGTAAGCGTCTTGGCATCCTGGGCCTGGGTCGGGTTGGCCAGGTAGTGGCCCGACGCGGGCGCGGTTTTGACATGACGATCCACTATCACAATCGTAATCCGCTGGACTCGGACCAGGCTGATGATTCGATCTACCATGATAGCGTCGAAGCGCTGTTGACGAATATCGATGTATTGTCGATTCACTGCCCGGCGTCGGAGGCTACCCGTGGATTAATGAACCGCGAACGAATCGCATTAATGCATCGCGACGCTATTCTTGTGAACACCTCGCGTGGTGGGGTTATAGACGATGATGCCCTGGTTGCAGCATTGCAGTCGGGTGTGATTGCAGCCGCGGGGCTCGATGTCTTCAACGGCGAGCCCGATTCGATTCACCCCGGCTACCGGGAGCTCGACAACGTATTCCTGCTGCCGCATATTGGCAGCGCCACCCATGAAACCCGCGACGCAATGGGCTTCAGGGCAATCGACAACTTGATCGCAATATTTAACGGCGACGAGCCCGGCGACCGCGTGGCCTAG
- a CDS encoding TRAP transporter small permease subunit yields MTRILHFIDSLSTWTGKAFAWCIVILTFSTCYEVFMRYVLNAPTVWAFDMSVQMYGALFMMAGAYALSQDAHVRGDVVYRLLKIKTQAKIDLVLYILFLMPGALALIYYGYGFAADSWFYKEVSWSSPSRIQIYFFKTLIPVSGTLVLLQGIAEAVRCVICIKTGAWPPRLHDVQETETMLMNEQEDLRKLEEEGHV; encoded by the coding sequence ATGACTCGCATTCTTCACTTCATCGATAGCCTCAGCACGTGGACCGGGAAGGCTTTCGCGTGGTGCATCGTGATCCTGACCTTCTCCACCTGCTACGAAGTGTTCATGCGCTACGTCCTCAATGCACCAACTGTTTGGGCTTTCGATATGAGTGTACAAATGTACGGAGCGCTATTCATGATGGCCGGCGCCTACGCGCTGTCGCAGGACGCGCACGTGCGCGGTGACGTCGTCTATCGACTGTTGAAAATAAAAACACAGGCCAAGATCGACCTGGTGCTTTACATCCTGTTCCTGATGCCCGGTGCCCTGGCTTTGATTTACTACGGTTACGGTTTTGCTGCCGATTCGTGGTTTTACAAGGAGGTCAGCTGGAGCAGTCCATCGCGGATTCAAATCTATTTCTTCAAAACCCTGATACCCGTTTCCGGCACGCTGGTGTTACTGCAGGGTATTGCCGAGGCCGTGCGCTGCGTCATCTGCATCAAAACCGGGGCCTGGCCGCCACGCTTGCACGATGTGCAGGAAACCGAAACCATGCTGATGAATGAACAGGAAGATTTGCGCAAACTGGAGGAAGAAGGGCATGTCTGA
- a CDS encoding aromatic ring-hydroxylating dioxygenase subunit alpha, which translates to MSDKLDYRGYTEIQHGKSDEILVRTSKGSACGEYLRRYWQPVALTREVEEVPRLIKLLGEELVLFRDKTGRYGLVHRQCPHRRASMEFGICEDEGIRCCYHGWLFDIDGSIIEIPGQPEKISDLVKQQTRLGAYPVREYRGLVFAYLGPIERMPEFPLYDTFEIEGQTLVPYRADYRCNWLQVLDAILDPIHTSFLHSRMSRPQFSEGMGELGELLFYEREMTFLGANVRRVNDHVWVRVNELMLPNFTQAGAAFSADGTRPIYYGRTAFSRWVVPIDDENSTAFAWAIFGDRADPEEYNTPEGPELIEQGERMDRSYDQRQRFPGDAEAVEGMGRIADQKMEHLVSSDKGIIQYRKKLRKLCRDLESGIEPGHVTDFWPSPVPTYGGDTVLNIDEDANDDSSRLNAIGEQVMRFQFDAESLTGEARVESVIDALKTLESGYRE; encoded by the coding sequence TTGTCTGACAAGCTTGACTACCGGGGTTACACCGAGATTCAGCATGGTAAAAGCGACGAAATCCTGGTCAGGACATCGAAGGGTAGTGCTTGTGGCGAATACTTGCGCCGCTACTGGCAACCGGTTGCGTTAACCCGCGAAGTCGAGGAGGTTCCGCGCCTGATTAAACTACTCGGCGAGGAACTGGTTTTATTCCGCGATAAGACCGGGCGCTACGGCCTGGTTCACAGGCAATGTCCGCATCGACGGGCATCGATGGAGTTCGGGATCTGTGAGGACGAAGGCATCCGGTGTTGTTACCACGGCTGGTTGTTCGATATCGATGGCAGCATTATCGAGATACCCGGGCAACCGGAAAAAATATCCGACCTGGTCAAGCAGCAGACACGGCTCGGTGCCTACCCGGTCAGGGAATACCGGGGGCTGGTGTTTGCCTACCTGGGACCGATCGAGCGCATGCCGGAGTTTCCGCTTTACGATACCTTCGAAATCGAAGGCCAGACCCTGGTACCTTATCGTGCCGACTACCGCTGCAACTGGCTGCAAGTACTGGATGCGATTCTCGATCCGATCCACACCAGTTTTCTGCATTCCCGCATGAGTCGGCCGCAATTTTCTGAGGGCATGGGCGAACTTGGCGAACTATTGTTTTACGAGCGCGAAATGACCTTCCTCGGCGCCAATGTGCGCCGGGTCAACGATCATGTCTGGGTTCGGGTCAACGAGTTGATGCTGCCCAACTTCACGCAAGCGGGTGCGGCGTTTTCAGCCGACGGCACTCGGCCAATCTATTATGGTCGAACTGCTTTTTCACGCTGGGTGGTGCCGATCGATGATGAAAACAGCACCGCGTTTGCATGGGCGATCTTTGGCGATCGGGCCGATCCGGAGGAATACAATACGCCCGAAGGTCCGGAGCTGATTGAACAGGGAGAACGCATGGATCGCAGCTATGATCAGAGACAACGATTTCCCGGTGATGCCGAGGCTGTCGAGGGTATGGGCCGTATTGCCGACCAGAAAATGGAACACCTGGTGTCGAGTGACAAGGGCATTATCCAGTACCGCAAGAAACTGCGTAAGCTTTGTCGCGACCTGGAAAGCGGCATCGAACCTGGCCATGTCACTGATTTCTGGCCCAGTCCGGTGCCGACCTATGGTGGTGATACGGTGCTGAATATAGACGAGGACGCGAATGATGATAGCAGTCGCTTGAACGCGATCGGTGAGCAGGTCATGCGTTTCCAGTTTGATGCCGAGTCGTTGACTGGCGAAGCACGGGTTGAAAGCGTCATCGACGCACTCAAAACACTTGAATCCGGATACCGCGAATGA
- a CDS encoding amidase — MDKFDPTVANLLSASDARAAIESGLLSSQELVAACLARIDELEDSIGAWAHLDRDKAMTRAREADEFRRLGLELGPLHGLPIGIKDIIDTADYPTERGTVLHRGRQPTQDATLVSLLKEAGAIILGKTVSTEMAVYSPGKTRNPHNPDHTPGGSSSGSAAAVSAAMIALSVGTQTNGSVIRPASYCGVYGFKPSFGRISRHGVLTQSPPLDTVGVFARSLEDLALIADVLMRFDGQDPAMAPIAPPRIGKVLDQQVPADQHFAFVRSPVWEQVEQVTKDGLREMIDAVNERQEKTIDILDLPTPFAELHEDHRKVMEADLARNFADEYERGKAELSKVLREMIERGQQVSAGDYDNTLAKMQDYDAFLDEIFDEYDAILTPATPGPAPAGLDATGSPVMNTIWTFCGTPAINVPLLQSPEGLPIGVQVVGAKDDDARLFRSTRWLLDVLNN; from the coding sequence ATGGATAAATTCGACCCGACCGTGGCAAACCTGCTCAGCGCCAGCGATGCGCGCGCAGCGATTGAAAGCGGGCTGCTAAGTTCACAGGAGTTGGTGGCAGCGTGCCTGGCGCGCATCGACGAACTCGAAGATTCGATCGGGGCCTGGGCGCACCTCGACCGAGACAAGGCGATGACGCGGGCACGCGAGGCCGACGAGTTTCGTCGTCTCGGACTGGAACTGGGACCACTTCACGGGCTGCCAATCGGAATCAAGGACATTATCGATACCGCCGACTACCCCACCGAGCGTGGCACGGTACTGCATCGAGGACGCCAACCAACGCAGGACGCGACCCTGGTGTCGCTGCTGAAAGAGGCCGGTGCCATCATACTCGGTAAAACCGTATCGACCGAAATGGCCGTTTACTCGCCCGGTAAAACCCGTAATCCACACAATCCCGATCATACCCCGGGTGGCTCATCGAGCGGCTCCGCGGCGGCGGTTTCAGCGGCCATGATCGCACTCTCTGTCGGCACCCAGACCAACGGATCGGTCATCCGACCGGCTTCCTACTGCGGCGTTTATGGTTTCAAGCCCAGTTTTGGGCGCATTTCGCGCCACGGCGTGCTGACGCAATCGCCGCCACTGGATACGGTTGGCGTGTTTGCGCGCAGCCTCGAAGACCTGGCATTAATCGCCGATGTATTGATGCGCTTCGATGGACAGGATCCCGCGATGGCCCCGATCGCCCCGCCCCGCATCGGCAAGGTCCTGGACCAGCAGGTCCCGGCAGATCAGCACTTCGCATTCGTACGCAGCCCGGTATGGGAACAGGTCGAGCAGGTAACCAAGGATGGCTTGCGCGAAATGATCGACGCGGTTAATGAACGCCAGGAAAAGACGATCGACATTCTCGACCTGCCCACCCCTTTCGCCGAATTACACGAGGATCATCGCAAGGTGATGGAAGCTGACCTGGCGCGCAATTTTGCCGATGAATATGAACGTGGCAAAGCGGAATTGAGCAAGGTACTGCGCGAAATGATCGAGCGTGGGCAACAGGTTAGCGCGGGCGACTACGACAATACGCTTGCCAAAATGCAGGATTACGATGCTTTTCTCGACGAGATTTTCGACGAATACGACGCCATCCTGACACCCGCCACTCCGGGCCCGGCCCCGGCCGGCCTTGATGCCACCGGCAGCCCGGTGATGAATACGATCTGGACATTCTGCGGCACACCCGCAATTAATGTTCCTTTACTGCAAAGCCCTGAAGGTTTGCCGATCGGTGTCCAGGTGGTTGGCGCGAAAGACGACGACGCACGTCTGTTTCGCAGCACGCGCTGGTTGCTGGATGTACTGAACAACTAA
- a CDS encoding TRAP transporter substrate-binding protein, whose product MTDKTTSRRKFLTTGAATIAGGAAAAAFPNISVGQSPTVLKVQAAWGGGIFLEFAQDYVKRVNEMSGGSLKIDLLGVGAVVKTAEMQTAVHKGVLDGAHLVTAYWYSKSPVASLFGTGPCFGWSANELMGWIQHGGGKDLYYELMHDKLRLDLVGFFSGPMPAQPLGWFKEHITKSSQMKGLKYRTVGLAADVLQEMGMSVVQLPGGEIQPAMKSGLIDAAEFNNPTSDKDFGMQDVSKHYHLGSFHQSQECFEIIFNQTRFKKLAKEHQAILEYASEAASADMAWKAMERYSQDLVVLKEKHGVNVYKTPDAVMDDQLKAWDIIVKKFNKSDPFFKKVIDSQMAWAKRHGAYALNNSPNYRGAYEHYFGKL is encoded by the coding sequence ATGACCGATAAAACGACATCTCGTCGCAAATTTTTAACCACCGGCGCCGCAACCATTGCAGGCGGAGCAGCGGCAGCTGCATTTCCCAATATTTCAGTTGGGCAAAGTCCCACAGTACTGAAAGTACAGGCTGCCTGGGGCGGCGGTATCTTTCTTGAGTTCGCCCAGGACTACGTTAAACGGGTCAACGAAATGTCGGGTGGTTCGCTAAAGATCGACTTACTCGGCGTGGGTGCGGTTGTCAAAACCGCCGAAATGCAGACCGCGGTTCACAAGGGCGTGCTCGATGGTGCGCACCTGGTAACTGCATACTGGTATTCAAAAAGCCCGGTTGCCTCACTGTTCGGCACCGGCCCCTGTTTCGGCTGGTCAGCTAACGAACTGATGGGCTGGATTCAGCACGGCGGCGGCAAAGACCTGTATTATGAACTAATGCATGACAAGCTGAGACTCGACCTGGTCGGTTTCTTCTCCGGCCCAATGCCAGCGCAACCACTGGGCTGGTTCAAGGAACACATCACCAAGAGCAGCCAGATGAAAGGCCTTAAGTATCGTACCGTGGGCCTCGCGGCTGACGTGCTGCAGGAAATGGGCATGTCGGTAGTGCAACTGCCCGGTGGTGAAATTCAGCCGGCGATGAAGAGTGGCCTGATCGATGCGGCCGAGTTCAACAACCCGACCTCCGACAAGGACTTCGGCATGCAGGATGTTTCCAAGCATTATCACCTGGGTAGTTTCCACCAGTCGCAGGAATGTTTTGAAATAATCTTCAACCAGACACGTTTCAAGAAGCTCGCCAAGGAACACCAGGCGATTCTGGAATACGCTTCCGAGGCGGCATCAGCGGATATGGCCTGGAAAGCGATGGAACGTTACTCGCAGGACCTGGTAGTGCTGAAAGAGAAGCACGGTGTCAACGTTTACAAGACTCCTGATGCGGTTATGGATGACCAGCTCAAAGCCTGGGATATTATCGTCAAGAAATTCAATAAGTCCGATCCGTTCTTCAAGAAGGTCATCGACTCGCAAATGGCCTGGGCGAAGCGGCACGGAGCCTACGCATTGAATAATTCGCCTAACTACCGGGGTGCCTACGAGCATTACTTTGGCAAGCTGTAA
- a CDS encoding DUF2339 domain-containing protein, with protein MDFFSLIIPSVVLLWVGLPVAVIVLLWITRSKTNRLQQQIDALRHQVADLQIQTAQGPEAHSETVDEPAADEKVEIEERLEPETTQVPPEIEVPQEPLPAAAAAMAPAAASPAHDTGTRARNPVDQFEDFLRRIGNAVASYFTDGNIFVRIGILVLFFGVAFLLKYAAENSRIPLEFRFMGAAFGGLVLLLLGWRLRLSKTIYALLLQGGGIGVIYITIFAAFRLADLLPPALTFALLVFFSAFAVALAILQDSKALAIYAVLGGFLAPFLASTGSGNYIGLFSYYSVLNAAVFAVAWFRAWRSLNLLGFIFTFGVFVLWVAFDYRTEHLLPTSAFLLLFFLMYSLIGVLYALRQPEHMTGLVDGTLVFGTPVIVSGLMMVMLREYDYGIAGASAGMGFYYILLARYAWRHVGEDFRMLAEAMLAIGVVFATLAIPYALDGHWSSAAWALEAAGILWVSIRQNRFYAQCFAIALQVGSGILFFLRNIDDVGNMAWFNPAFLGGIFIALGAFISARMLYLQAPGFKLRLLHIPFYIWAMAWWLISALVQIDEYAHHEVSAWLLLFGATAALLVYLDRLREWNWRPAAINAALLLPVLLLIALYSLFDNGRILTTPDLYFWIAVLATNYWIIEKLETVAWPSWVNIAAHTGLIVFTSLILSVELVWLFENRLDVPGQGYYAVFAVVPLIAMRVAQTEIFPAIKRLGVTLQLSMIGTLSGLLLLWNLIINLTNSGDPAPLPYVPFINPVDLTHIVFFVLVLGSLKLVKPPMKLQRDHIVIILAGLCFIWLTAVLIRSMHHYLDIRFDLSAMSVDTRVQSAISILWTLIGMGAMLFASRRQLRPLWIVGAGLVGAVLIKMFFVDFGASGTVERIVSFLVVGSLLVATGYFSPIPHRTSEPDREYKESSHA; from the coding sequence ATGGACTTCTTCTCATTAATTATCCCTTCAGTCGTGCTGTTGTGGGTCGGACTGCCGGTCGCGGTAATCGTGCTGTTATGGATCACACGCAGCAAGACAAACCGCTTACAGCAGCAGATAGACGCCTTGCGTCATCAGGTTGCAGACCTGCAGATACAAACCGCACAAGGCCCCGAAGCCCATAGCGAAACAGTCGACGAACCGGCCGCAGACGAAAAAGTCGAAATCGAAGAACGGCTCGAGCCTGAAACGACCCAGGTCCCACCGGAAATCGAAGTTCCGCAAGAACCCCTACCTGCAGCAGCCGCAGCCATGGCACCCGCTGCTGCCAGCCCGGCGCACGATACGGGTACACGTGCCAGGAATCCGGTCGATCAATTCGAAGACTTTTTGCGGCGCATCGGTAACGCGGTGGCTTCCTATTTCACCGACGGCAACATTTTCGTACGCATCGGCATCCTGGTGTTATTTTTCGGTGTCGCCTTTTTGCTCAAGTACGCGGCCGAGAATTCGCGCATTCCACTCGAGTTTCGCTTCATGGGCGCCGCCTTCGGCGGGCTGGTGTTGCTGTTGCTTGGTTGGCGCCTGCGCCTAAGCAAAACCATTTACGCCCTGTTACTGCAGGGTGGTGGCATCGGCGTCATTTATATCACGATATTTGCCGCATTTCGACTTGCCGACCTGCTGCCGCCGGCGCTCACCTTCGCGTTACTGGTCTTCTTTTCGGCTTTCGCGGTTGCGCTGGCAATCCTGCAGGACTCGAAGGCGCTTGCAATTTACGCCGTGCTGGGTGGTTTCCTGGCACCATTCCTGGCGTCGACCGGTAGTGGAAACTACATCGGCCTGTTCAGTTATTACAGCGTTCTGAATGCGGCGGTGTTCGCAGTCGCGTGGTTTCGTGCCTGGCGTTCCCTTAACCTGCTGGGCTTTATTTTCACCTTCGGGGTGTTTGTCCTGTGGGTGGCATTCGACTACCGCACCGAACACTTGCTGCCGACCAGCGCGTTCCTGCTGCTGTTTTTCCTGATGTACAGCCTGATCGGCGTGCTCTACGCGCTGCGCCAGCCCGAGCACATGACCGGACTGGTCGACGGCACGCTCGTTTTCGGAACACCGGTAATCGTGTCCGGGCTGATGATGGTAATGCTGCGCGAATACGACTACGGTATCGCCGGGGCGTCGGCAGGCATGGGCTTTTACTATATTCTGCTGGCGCGTTACGCGTGGCGACACGTTGGTGAGGACTTTCGCATGCTGGCCGAAGCGATGCTCGCGATCGGCGTTGTTTTCGCAACCCTCGCAATCCCTTACGCACTCGACGGACACTGGAGCAGTGCAGCCTGGGCGCTGGAAGCCGCGGGTATTTTATGGGTATCGATTCGCCAGAACCGATTTTATGCGCAATGTTTCGCCATCGCACTGCAGGTCGGGTCCGGTATCTTGTTTTTTCTGCGCAACATTGACGACGTCGGCAACATGGCCTGGTTCAATCCGGCTTTTCTCGGAGGTATTTTCATCGCGCTCGGTGCATTTATATCCGCGCGTATGCTCTACCTTCAAGCACCCGGTTTTAAGCTGCGTCTGTTGCACATTCCGTTTTACATCTGGGCGATGGCCTGGTGGCTGATCAGCGCGCTGGTTCAGATCGACGAATATGCTCACCATGAGGTCAGCGCCTGGCTGCTATTGTTTGGCGCAACCGCGGCGTTACTGGTCTACCTTGACCGCCTGCGGGAGTGGAACTGGAGGCCGGCTGCAATCAATGCTGCGTTGTTGCTGCCCGTGTTACTCCTGATCGCACTCTATTCCCTGTTTGACAACGGACGCATCCTGACCACGCCGGACCTTTATTTCTGGATTGCGGTACTGGCGACGAACTACTGGATCATTGAAAAACTCGAAACCGTGGCCTGGCCTTCGTGGGTGAACATTGCTGCACATACCGGTCTCATTGTATTTACGTCGCTGATTCTGTCAGTGGAACTGGTCTGGTTGTTTGAAAACAGATTAGATGTCCCTGGCCAGGGATACTACGCCGTGTTTGCGGTGGTGCCGTTAATCGCTATGCGCGTTGCGCAAACTGAAATATTTCCCGCGATCAAACGCCTGGGTGTGACCCTGCAGCTGAGCATGATAGGCACACTGTCAGGTTTGCTGCTGCTGTGGAACCTCATCATCAACCTGACTAATAGCGGCGATCCAGCACCACTGCCCTATGTTCCGTTTATTAATCCGGTCGATCTCACGCACATTGTTTTCTTCGTGCTGGTTTTGGGCAGTTTGAAGCTGGTCAAGCCTCCGATGAAACTGCAGCGCGATCACATTGTAATCATCCTCGCTGGTTTGTGTTTCATCTGGCTGACTGCGGTATTGATCCGCAGCATGCATCACTATCTCGATATTCGCTTCGATCTGTCGGCGATGTCGGTTGATACCCGGGTGCAGTCCGCGATTTCAATCCTGTGGACCCTGATCGGTATGGGCGCTATGCTATTTGCGTCACGTCGCCAGTTGCGACCCTTGTGGATTGTCGGTGCCGGGTTAGTCGGTGCCGTGTTGATAAAAATGTTTTTCGTCGACTTTGGCGCCAGCGGCACGGTCGAACGTATCGTGTCATTTCTCGTGGTCGGCAGCCTGCTGGTGGCAACGGGATACTTTTCTCCGATTCCACATAGAACTTCGGAGCCTGACCGGGAATACAAAGAGTCTTCGCATGCGTAA
- a CDS encoding TRAP transporter large permease subunit, whose protein sequence is MSDPVVAVFMLGLFIFMVMLGFPIAFTLIAMGLGFGYYAYYDAERMQTIFDNRIFDLFVQNTFSVMSNDVLVAVPLFLFMGYVVERANIVNRLFFSIQLAARHLPGSMAVAALFTCAIFATASGIIGAVVTLMGMLAFPAMLKANYDESFAAGVICAGGCLGILIPPSIMLIVYSAIAEISPLRLYAAAMFPGLLLAGLYMVYVVGRATLNPGLAPKPKEEEVPSFGRIAWELITSFVPLALLIMSVLGAILMGLATPAEAAGVGAFGGLFLAVCYRALSWERLKQAVYLTAKTSAMVCWLFVGSWTFASVFSYLGGHELINEWVLSLDLGTVGFLILAQSIIFLLGWPLEWTEIIIIFVPIFLPMLETFNVEPLFFGILVALNLQTSFLTPPMAMAAYYLKGVAPPHIQLLDIFRGIMPYLVIIIFSMILLYNFPGIALWLPVYLFGPG, encoded by the coding sequence ATGTCTGATCCAGTTGTCGCGGTTTTTATGCTCGGCCTGTTCATCTTCATGGTAATGCTGGGTTTTCCGATCGCTTTCACGCTGATCGCAATGGGCCTCGGCTTTGGCTACTACGCTTACTACGATGCCGAGCGCATGCAGACCATTTTCGACAACCGGATCTTCGATTTATTCGTACAGAATACCTTTTCGGTCATGTCCAACGACGTACTGGTGGCCGTCCCACTCTTCTTATTCATGGGCTACGTGGTCGAACGGGCCAACATAGTCAATCGCCTGTTTTTCAGTATTCAGCTGGCCGCGCGTCACTTACCTGGATCCATGGCGGTTGCGGCGCTGTTTACCTGCGCCATATTCGCAACCGCTTCAGGTATCATCGGCGCGGTCGTTACACTGATGGGTATGCTCGCGTTTCCGGCAATGTTGAAGGCAAACTACGACGAGAGTTTCGCCGCCGGTGTCATTTGTGCCGGGGGCTGCCTCGGTATCCTGATACCGCCGTCGATCATGCTGATCGTCTACTCGGCGATCGCGGAAATATCGCCGCTACGCCTCTATGCCGCGGCCATGTTTCCCGGCCTGCTGCTGGCCGGACTGTACATGGTCTACGTGGTTGGGAGAGCTACCTTAAACCCGGGCCTGGCGCCAAAGCCGAAAGAGGAGGAGGTTCCGTCCTTCGGCAGGATTGCCTGGGAACTAATCACCTCGTTTGTTCCCCTGGCGCTGTTGATCATGAGTGTGCTCGGCGCCATTTTGATGGGTTTGGCTACACCGGCAGAGGCTGCGGGTGTGGGTGCATTCGGTGGACTCTTCCTGGCGGTTTGCTATCGCGCGCTCAGCTGGGAACGCTTAAAGCAGGCGGTTTACTTGACCGCGAAAACCTCGGCTATGGTGTGCTGGCTATTCGTGGGTTCATGGACCTTCGCCTCGGTGTTCTCCTACCTCGGTGGTCACGAGTTGATCAACGAATGGGTACTCTCCCTGGATCTGGGAACGGTTGGATTCCTGATACTCGCGCAATCTATTATCTTTCTGCTCGGGTGGCCTCTGGAGTGGACCGAAATTATCATTATTTTCGTGCCGATCTTCCTGCCGATGCTGGAAACCTTCAATGTTGAACCGTTGTTTTTCGGTATTCTCGTGGCGCTCAACCTGCAAACCTCTTTCCTGACGCCACCGATGGCGATGGCAGCCTATTATCTGAAAGGCGTGGCACCGCCACATATTCAGTTGCTGGATATATTCCGCGGCATTATGCCGTACCTCGTGATCATCATTTTCTCGATGATACTGCTGTATAATTTCCCCGGAATCGCGCTGTGGCTGCCGGTCTACCTGTTTGGACCGGGATAG